A part of Vanessa tameamea isolate UH-Manoa-2023 chromosome 20, ilVanTame1 primary haplotype, whole genome shotgun sequence genomic DNA contains:
- the LOC113403808 gene encoding odorant receptor 82a-like — MLLQKIITIVKRLDDPKYPLLAPNVTGLYWFGLWQRGNKYRDALFNFLHFCSLVFVISEFVELYFMRNDLMKVLFNISVTALSLVSISKTVFFISYLTYWKRLIENISREEISALQSKDPKVVYLMEQYKNYSRVITYLFWSVILLTNVVTIVSPFLKLVTTASYREMIKNGTEPYPQILSSWFPFDKTILPGYLAAVAVHITMTTQGAGVVAVYDTNAVAIMSFLKGQIQILRWKCQIIFGEDRGVSNDDVLNNIKECHRLHNFIIEQHKAFNSIISPVMFMYVLVCSIMICCSVVQLSLGEVTMSQMLWVIEYTIALAVQLFLYCWHSNEIAYESNAVDLGVYTSNWWRSDVRVRKQVLILAGKLSSPFILDAGPFATFSMSTFIDILKGSYSFYTLFTQMHESKK; from the exons atgttgctacagaaaataattacaattgtcAAAAGACTTGACGATCCAAAGTATCCTTTATTAGCTCCAAATGTTACAGGGCTTTATTGGTTCGGTCTCTGGCAACGCGGGAACAAATATCGCGATGCCCTCTTcaactttttacatttttgttccCTTGTTTTTGTTATAAGTGAATTCGTCGAACTGTACTTTATGAGAAACGATTTGATGAAAGTTCTTTTCAATATCTCGGTCACTGCTTTGAGTCTCGTCTCGATAAGTAAGACAgtgttttttatatcataccTTACGTATTGGAAAAGGCTTATCGAAAACATATCGAGAGAAGAAATTTCCGCGCTACAAAGTAAAGATCCAAAAGTCGTTTATTTAATGGAACAGTACAAGAATTACTCCCGCGTCATTACCTATTTATTTTGGTCAGTCATATTATTGACAAATGTGGTCACGATTGTGTCTCCATTTCTGAAACTGGTAACAACTGCATCCTATCgtgaaatgattaaaaatggTACTGAGCCTTACCCCCAAATTTTGAGTTCATGGTTTCCAtttgataaaacaatattgCCAGGATATTTAGCGGCTGTTGCGGTCCACATCACAATGACAACTCAGGGCGCAGGAGTTGTTGCAGTCTATGACACCAATGCCGTTGCTATTATGTCATTTTTGAAAGGGCAAATTCAAATTTTGCGGTGGAAGTGTCAGATAATTTTCGGAGAAGATAGAGGAGTTTCAAATGATgatgttttgaataatataaaggaATGCCATCGATTGCACAATTTTATAATCGA gcAGCACAAGGCATTCAACTCAATTATTTCGCCCGTGATGTTCATGTACGTACTCGTCTGTTCTATTATGATTTGCTGCAGCGTCGTGCAATTAAGTTTG GGTGAAGTGACGATGTCACAAATGTTGTGGGTGATTGAATACACCATAGCATTGGCAGTACAACTTTTCTTGTACTGTTGGCACAGTAATGAAATCGCTTACGag agtAATGCAGTTGATCTCGGCGTTTACACGAGTAACTGGTGGAGATCTGATGTTCGAGTTCGCAAACAAGTGTTGATTCTTGCTGGAAAGTTGTCATCCCCGTTCATATTAGATGCGGGACCATTTGCAACATTCTCTATGTCGACTTTTATCGAC atCTTGAAAGGATCATACAGTTTTTACACATTATTCACTCAAATGcatgaaagtaaaaaataa
- the LOC113403761 gene encoding odorant receptor 49b-like, whose amino-acid sequence MFQALTNLEDPSNPLLGPTLWGLQTWGMWQPNKGLSRVIYNIIHLLAIIFVLTQYVELWYIRSNLEMALRNLSVTMLSTVCVVKAGTFIAWQKYWKNIFENVSMLEKEQKNKRDDTINKIIKKYTGYSRTVIYFYWCLVTVTVITVILAPLVIYLSSSKRREEIRNGTAAYPEIMSSWAPFDKTRGFGYVILVTIHSLICFYGGGIVANYDANAVVLITFFSGQLEILKSNCERLFGDGQEQVSYVEAVRRIQDCHQHHVILIKYTRILNSLLSPVMFLYVIICSFMFCASAVQLTTEGTTSMQQVWIAEYLIALVVQLFLYCWHSNKVLYMSKTVDEGVYASAWWSQSLSVRRCVLLLSGQLNKTIRFTAGPFTELTVATFVAILKGSYSYYTLLSKK is encoded by the exons ATGTTCCAAGCTTTGACCAATTTGGAAGATCCATCTAATCCACTATTGGGTCCAACTTTATGGGGCTTACAAACATGGGGCATGTGGCAACCTAATAAAGGATTAAGTCGTGTTATCTATAACATCATTCATCTTTTAGCTATCATCTTTGTATTGACCCAATATGTTGAGCTGTGGTACATCAGGTCAAATCTAGAAATGGCTCTAAGAAATTTATCGGTAACGATGTTGAGTACAGTATGCGTTGTCAAAGCTGGGACTTTTATTGCCTGGCAGAAATATTGGaaaaatatcttcgaaaacGTATCAATGCTGGAAAAggaacaaaaaaacaaaagagacgataccataaataaaatcatcaaaaaATATACTGGATATTCTAGaactgtcatttatttttattggtgtCTCGTGACAGTTACAGTTATTACCGTCATATTAGCACCATTGGTAATTTACCTTTCATCATCGAAACGAAGAGAGGAAATTAGGAATGGCACGGCAGCATACCCCGAAATAATGAGCTCTTGGGCACCTTTTGACAAAACCAGAGGCTTCGGTTACGTTATACTAGTAACAATTCATAGCCTTATTTGTTTCTACGGTGGTGGCATTGTAGCAAATTATGATGCAAATGCAGttgttttgattacatttttctcTGGTCAACTTGAAATTCTAAAATCGAACTGTGAACGATTATTTGGAGACGGTCAAGAGCAAGTTAGTTATGTAGAAGCTGTGAGAAGGATACAGGATTGTCATCAGCATCACGTTATACTGATCAA ATACACGAGGATATTAAATTCGCTTCTATCGCCGGTGATGTTTTTGTATGTTATCATTTGTTCATTCATGTTTTGTGCCAGCGCCGTGCAATTGACAACG gAAGGCACAACCAGTATGCAGCAAGTTTGGATAGCGGAATATCTTATTGCGCTTGTAGTTCAGCTATTCCTTTATTGTTGGCACAGCAATAAAGTTCTGTATATG AGTAAGACAGTCGACGAAGGTGTCTACGCAAGTGCTTGGTGGTCTCAGAGCCTGAGCGTGCGCCGCTGTGTTTTGTTACTTAGCGGTCAATTGAATAAAACCATTAGATTCACAGCTGGTCCCTTCACTGAGTTAACTGTTGCTACTTTTGTTGCT ATTTTGAAAGGATCCTATAGCTATTACACGCTTCtgagcaaaaaataa